A stretch of Shinella zoogloeoides DNA encodes these proteins:
- a CDS encoding RNA polymerase sigma factor gives MRPTAESKEFRRELVNLLPKLRRFAMTLTRNGSDADDLVQEACERAITRSHLWNGEGRLESWVYAMTRNLWVDEIRKRKVRTGSGTVDVAEQDSLHIEASADKAVYAKQLHKLIMTMPEGLSSVFLLVNVEGHSYREAADILGIPIGTVMSRLSAARIRLAAMISEQTERRA, from the coding sequence ATGCGTCCGACGGCAGAATCGAAAGAGTTCCGGCGAGAATTGGTCAATTTGCTGCCGAAGTTGCGGCGTTTCGCCATGACGCTGACGCGCAACGGCAGCGATGCGGACGACCTCGTACAGGAGGCCTGCGAAAGGGCCATCACGCGAAGCCATCTGTGGAACGGGGAAGGCCGGCTGGAAAGCTGGGTTTATGCAATGACGCGCAATCTCTGGGTGGACGAGATCCGCAAGCGAAAGGTCCGCACAGGGTCCGGTACGGTAGATGTTGCCGAGCAGGATAGCCTGCATATCGAGGCGTCGGCCGACAAGGCGGTCTATGCCAAGCAGTTGCACAAGTTGATCATGACCATGCCGGAAGGCCTTTCGAGCGTCTTCCTGCTGGTGAATGTCGAAGGCCATAGCTATCGGGAAGCGGCGGATATCCTCGGGATACCGATCGGCACCGTGATGAGCCGGCTTTCGGCGGCCCGCATCAGGCTCGCGGCCATGATCTCCGAACAGACGGAAAGGAGGGCCTGA
- a CDS encoding anti-sigma factor → MESTQGLPLEVRLSAYLDGQLPEAEVEEINALLAADDAARATYEKLKLGSEFGARAFDRMLQDPIPLDLVRNIKEAGKDEDETPKLGIAAIPVSAVPAARRSAFWPQALAASLVIFLAGGAAGYLISEQKQTSQVASESFAPVRTWLDDIADYHRIYAHQTRHLAEVAADDKAHIVEWLTASTGVGFTVPDLSAQNLTFEGARLLVAGGRPTAQLLYRDAENEVFAICFLKSEPVDGKTDLTESIRDDLGLISWQRGNASFVVVGPSSDPNLERIAQTVATKI, encoded by the coding sequence GTGGAAAGCACGCAGGGTCTCCCGCTCGAAGTACGCCTGTCGGCCTATCTGGACGGCCAGCTACCGGAAGCGGAAGTGGAAGAAATCAACGCCCTCCTCGCCGCCGACGACGCTGCGCGCGCGACCTATGAGAAGCTCAAGCTCGGCAGCGAATTCGGCGCGCGCGCCTTCGACAGGATGCTGCAGGACCCGATCCCGCTCGATCTGGTGCGCAACATCAAGGAAGCCGGCAAGGACGAGGACGAAACGCCGAAGCTCGGCATCGCCGCCATCCCGGTCTCCGCCGTGCCCGCCGCGCGCCGCAGCGCCTTCTGGCCGCAGGCGCTCGCCGCCTCGCTGGTGATTTTCCTCGCCGGCGGTGCCGCCGGCTATCTTATCTCCGAGCAGAAGCAGACCTCCCAGGTCGCCTCCGAGTCCTTCGCGCCCGTCCGCACCTGGCTGGACGATATCGCGGACTACCACCGCATCTATGCGCATCAGACGCGCCACCTCGCGGAGGTGGCGGCCGACGACAAGGCCCATATCGTCGAATGGCTCACGGCCAGCACCGGTGTCGGCTTCACGGTGCCGGACCTCTCCGCCCAGAACCTCACCTTCGAGGGCGCGCGCCTGTTGGTGGCCGGCGGCCGGCCGACCGCGCAACTGCTCTACCGCGACGCCGAGAACGAGGTCTTCGCGATCTGTTTCCTGAAGAGCGAACCGGTAGACGGCAAGACGGATCTGACGGAAAGCATCCGCGACGACCTCGGCCTTATCTCCTGGCAGCGGGGCAATGCTTCCTTCGTCGTGGTCGGCCCCTCCTCCGACCCGAATCTCGAGCGCATCGCCCAGACGGTCGCCACCAAGATCTGA
- a CDS encoding glyoxalase superfamily protein yields MRDFRDAKAMAKAMRETLAARNIEISHSEALEIVARQFGVETWNILSSKIEAKPPEGGIAFEQAVPIVRIFDVAKAHEFYLGFLGFSVDWEHRYGDRFPLYTQVSRGGLRLHLSEHAGDATPGGNMVVYMKGIRAFQKELIGKDYPYMRPGLEDEGTRLEVTVTDPFQNRIRFMELKD; encoded by the coding sequence ATGCGCGATTTTCGCGATGCCAAGGCCATGGCGAAAGCCATGCGGGAAACGCTGGCCGCCCGCAATATCGAGATCAGCCACAGCGAAGCCCTCGAAATCGTCGCCCGCCAGTTCGGCGTGGAGACATGGAACATTCTCTCCTCGAAGATCGAAGCCAAACCGCCGGAAGGCGGCATCGCCTTCGAGCAGGCCGTGCCCATCGTGCGCATCTTCGACGTGGCGAAGGCGCATGAATTCTATCTCGGCTTCCTCGGCTTCTCCGTCGACTGGGAGCACCGCTACGGCGACCGCTTCCCGCTTTATACGCAGGTCTCGCGCGGCGGATTGCGGCTGCACCTTTCCGAACATGCGGGCGACGCCACGCCCGGCGGCAACATGGTCGTCTACATGAAGGGCATCCGCGCCTTTCAGAAGGAGCTGATCGGCAAGGACTACCCCTATATGCGGCCGGGCCTCGAGGACGAGGGCACACGGCTGGAGGTGACGGTGACCGATCCCTTCCAGAACCGCATCCGCTTCATGGAGTTGAAGGACTGA
- a CDS encoding cation diffusion facilitator family transporter — protein sequence MKNSDKVRRLALWGIPLSLGVMGLKLVAWWVTGSVALLSDGLESSVNVVAAIVAFVAVSYAAKPADKTHPFGHHKAEYLSAVLEGVLIVVAALLIVMAALPAVLAPEPMDAPVLGLVINFAAGVINAAWAYVLIRAGRRYRSPALAADGQHILSDVVTSVGVLIGLVLAIATGFAVLDPLLAVLVALNILYQGWKVIAHSVDGLMDHAVEPDEAEAIKAAIAANGAGSLGVHDLKTRRAGAATFVDFHLVVPAAMPVGEAHEICDRLEDAIGAVQPGVHVAIHVEPETEKAHGERVRVAPPVAAAP from the coding sequence ATGAAAAATTCGGACAAGGTCAGGCGGCTCGCTCTGTGGGGCATTCCACTGTCGCTCGGCGTGATGGGGTTGAAGCTCGTCGCCTGGTGGGTGACGGGGTCGGTGGCGCTGCTTTCGGACGGGCTGGAATCGAGCGTCAACGTGGTGGCGGCCATCGTCGCCTTCGTGGCGGTCAGCTATGCGGCCAAGCCCGCCGACAAGACCCATCCCTTCGGGCACCACAAGGCCGAATATCTCTCGGCGGTTCTCGAAGGCGTGCTTATCGTGGTGGCGGCGCTGCTGATCGTCATGGCGGCCCTGCCGGCCGTGCTGGCGCCCGAGCCGATGGACGCGCCGGTTCTCGGCCTTGTCATCAATTTCGCGGCGGGCGTGATTAACGCGGCCTGGGCCTATGTGCTCATCCGCGCCGGCCGGCGCTATCGCTCGCCGGCGCTGGCGGCGGACGGGCAGCATATCCTGTCGGATGTCGTCACCTCGGTCGGCGTGCTCATCGGCCTCGTGCTGGCGATCGCCACCGGCTTTGCGGTGCTCGATCCGCTGCTGGCGGTGCTCGTCGCGCTCAACATCCTCTACCAGGGCTGGAAGGTCATCGCCCACTCCGTCGACGGGCTGATGGACCATGCGGTGGAGCCGGACGAGGCGGAGGCGATCAAGGCGGCGATCGCGGCGAACGGCGCCGGCTCGCTTGGCGTGCACGACCTCAAGACCCGCAGGGCGGGAGCGGCGACCTTCGTCGATTTCCACCTCGTCGTGCCGGCGGCGATGCCGGTGGGCGAGGCGCACGAGATCTGCGACCGGCTGGAGGACGCTATCGGCGCCGTGCAGCCGGGCGTGCATGTCGCCATCCATGTCGAGCCGGAGACGGAGAAGGCTCACGGCGAGCGGGTTCGCGTTGCGCCGCCCGTCGCGGCCGCGCCATAA
- a CDS encoding HupE/UreJ family protein: MIKRIILAFTAFAATAAPAFAHLNPEEHGSFMAGLSHPLFGLDHILVMVAVGLWAAQIGGKALWGVPLAFVTTMAIGFGLALAGIGLPFVEPAILASVVALGLLVAMAVKLDTVMSAAIVAVFALFHGHAHGGELGSAGALQFGVGFVVATAFLHIAGIGLGLGIARLSGGALAARIIGGLTALAGLVLAFG, encoded by the coding sequence ATGATCAAGCGCATCATACTCGCATTCACCGCATTTGCGGCCACCGCCGCGCCCGCCTTCGCCCATCTCAATCCGGAAGAGCACGGCTCCTTCATGGCGGGCCTCTCGCACCCGCTCTTCGGCCTCGATCACATCCTCGTCATGGTCGCGGTCGGCCTGTGGGCCGCACAGATCGGCGGCAAGGCGCTTTGGGGCGTGCCGCTCGCCTTCGTCACCACGATGGCCATCGGCTTCGGCCTCGCGCTTGCCGGCATCGGCCTGCCCTTCGTCGAGCCGGCCATCCTCGCCTCGGTCGTCGCCCTCGGCCTGCTGGTCGCCATGGCCGTCAAGCTCGACACCGTCATGTCCGCCGCCATCGTCGCCGTCTTCGCGCTGTTCCATGGCCATGCCCATGGCGGCGAACTCGGCTCGGCGGGCGCCCTACAGTTCGGCGTCGGTTTCGTCGTTGCGACGGCCTTCCTGCATATCGCCGGTATCGGGCTTGGCCTCGGCATCGCCCGCCTTTCCGGCGGTGCTCTCGCCGCCCGCATCATCGGCGGCCTGACGGCGCTTGCGGGGCTGGTGCTCGCCTTCGGCTGA
- a CDS encoding metallophosphoesterase family protein: MFRLAHISDVHLGPLPALTFLELFSKRITGFVNWHRNRRRHLFTNTLDIVLDDIERQNPDHLAITGDLVNLASSLEIAAVKRWLPEAGTPENVSVVPGNHDAYVRGAYEKSTRAWYPYMRGDAGPDEWQEDRHVFPYLRVRGQVAIIGCSTAVATPPFSASGYFGSRQAREAVNMLRAAGEAGLFRVVLIHHPPIRGATSFHKRMIGIRRFAATISTGGAELVLHGHTHLNTVNWLPGQTKPVPVVGIASASQGPGGHKPPAGYNLFSISGAPGNWTVERERYALTGDGLALTLAETSRF, encoded by the coding sequence ATGTTCAGACTTGCCCATATATCGGACGTCCACCTCGGGCCGCTGCCGGCCCTCACCTTCCTGGAACTGTTCTCCAAGCGCATCACCGGCTTCGTGAACTGGCACCGCAACCGCCGCCGGCACCTCTTCACCAACACGCTGGACATCGTGCTGGACGATATCGAGCGGCAGAACCCCGACCATCTGGCCATTACCGGCGACCTCGTGAACCTCGCCTCTTCACTGGAGATCGCCGCCGTGAAGCGCTGGCTGCCGGAAGCGGGCACGCCGGAAAACGTCTCCGTCGTGCCGGGCAATCACGATGCCTATGTGCGCGGCGCCTACGAGAAGTCGACGCGCGCCTGGTATCCCTACATGCGCGGCGACGCCGGCCCGGACGAGTGGCAAGAAGACAGGCACGTCTTTCCCTATCTGCGCGTGCGCGGGCAGGTGGCGATCATCGGCTGCTCGACGGCGGTGGCGACCCCGCCCTTCTCGGCGTCAGGCTATTTCGGCAGCCGGCAGGCGCGCGAGGCGGTGAACATGCTGCGCGCGGCGGGCGAGGCCGGCCTTTTCCGCGTCGTGCTCATCCACCATCCGCCGATCCGCGGCGCGACTTCCTTCCACAAGCGCATGATCGGCATCCGCCGCTTCGCCGCGACCATTTCGACAGGTGGCGCGGAGCTGGTGCTGCACGGCCATACCCATCTCAACACGGTGAACTGGCTGCCCGGCCAGACGAAGCCGGTGCCGGTGGTAGGCATCGCCTCTGCCTCGCAGGGACCGGGAGGCCACAAGCCGCCGGCGGGGTACAACCTCTTCTCCATCTCCGGCGCGCCGGGCAACTGGACCGTCGAGCGCGAGCGCTATGCGCTGACCGGGGACGGCCTTGCGCTGACGCTCGCCGAGACCTCGCGCTTCTAG
- the leuA gene encoding 2-isopropylmalate synthase produces the protein MILKTHTPKQGMSEAAVKYQPYPTINIPDRTWPGKTITKAPIWCSVDLRDGNQSLINPMGHDRKARMFQLLLDMGFKEIEIGFPSASQTDFDFARWCVEEGNVPDDVSLQVLVQCRPELITRTFEALEGAHQPIIHFYNSTSELQRRVVFAKDVAGIKQIATDAAKMITDMAAKAGGGYRFEYSPESFTGTELEVALEICNAVVEIVKPTADNKLILNLPSTVEMATPNIYADQIEWMCRNIDNRENVLISLHPHNDRGTGIAATELGLMAGADRVEGTLFGNGERTGNVDVVTLALNMYTQGVDPKLDCSDIERIKAVYEYSNEMVIPERHPYVGELVYTAFSGSHQDAINKGMKAIKKANKPLWEVPYLPIDPQDVGRSYEAIIRINSQSGKGGIAYILQEDYGINLPRNLQVEFRDEIQRITDEEGVELPAKRIHESFIARYVTQPGTRLRFVDHHTYPDAGNKGSRIVAAEITDGGEAKRIEGKGTGPIDGFINALSIYLGVPMSVVDYSEHSLQQGSNAAAIAYVEVQHPGGKLFGVGINTNIVTASLEAIVSAANHVIAARG, from the coding sequence ATGATTCTGAAGACCCACACCCCCAAGCAGGGCATGTCCGAGGCGGCGGTCAAGTACCAGCCTTACCCCACGATCAACATTCCGGACCGCACCTGGCCGGGCAAGACGATCACCAAGGCGCCGATCTGGTGCTCGGTGGATCTGCGCGACGGCAACCAGTCGCTGATCAACCCGATGGGCCACGACCGCAAGGCCCGCATGTTCCAGCTCCTGCTCGACATGGGCTTCAAGGAAATCGAAATCGGCTTCCCCTCTGCCTCGCAGACCGACTTCGACTTCGCCCGCTGGTGTGTCGAGGAAGGCAACGTGCCGGACGACGTCTCGCTGCAGGTGCTGGTGCAGTGCCGTCCCGAGCTGATTACCCGGACCTTCGAGGCGCTGGAAGGCGCGCATCAGCCGATCATCCATTTCTACAACTCGACCAGCGAGCTGCAGCGCCGCGTCGTATTCGCCAAGGACGTCGCAGGTATCAAGCAGATCGCGACCGATGCGGCCAAGATGATCACCGACATGGCGGCCAAGGCCGGCGGCGGCTATCGCTTCGAATATTCGCCGGAGAGCTTCACCGGCACCGAGCTGGAAGTGGCGCTGGAAATCTGCAACGCGGTCGTCGAGATCGTGAAGCCGACGGCCGACAACAAGCTGATCCTGAACCTGCCCTCGACCGTCGAGATGGCGACGCCGAACATCTATGCCGACCAGATCGAATGGATGTGCCGCAATATCGACAACCGCGAGAACGTGCTCATCTCGCTGCATCCGCATAACGACCGCGGCACCGGTATCGCCGCGACGGAACTCGGCCTGATGGCCGGTGCGGATCGCGTGGAAGGCACGCTGTTCGGCAATGGCGAGCGCACGGGCAATGTCGACGTCGTCACGCTGGCGCTGAACATGTACACGCAGGGCGTCGATCCCAAGCTCGACTGCTCGGATATCGAACGCATCAAGGCCGTCTACGAATATTCCAACGAGATGGTCATTCCCGAGCGACACCCTTATGTCGGCGAACTGGTCTACACGGCCTTCTCCGGCTCGCACCAGGACGCCATCAACAAGGGCATGAAGGCCATCAAGAAGGCCAACAAGCCGCTGTGGGAAGTGCCCTACCTGCCGATCGACCCGCAGGACGTCGGCCGCTCCTACGAGGCGATCATCCGCATCAACTCGCAGTCCGGCAAGGGCGGCATCGCCTATATCCTGCAGGAAGACTACGGCATCAACCTGCCGCGCAACCTGCAGGTGGAGTTCCGCGACGAGATCCAGCGCATTACGGATGAGGAAGGCGTGGAGCTGCCGGCCAAGCGCATCCATGAAAGCTTCATCGCGCGCTATGTCACGCAGCCGGGCACGCGCCTGCGTTTCGTCGACCACCACACCTATCCCGATGCCGGCAACAAGGGATCGCGCATCGTTGCCGCCGAGATCACCGACGGTGGCGAGGCCAAACGCATCGAGGGCAAGGGCACCGGCCCGATCGACGGCTTCATCAATGCGCTGTCGATCTATCTCGGCGTGCCGATGTCGGTGGTCGATTATTCCGAGCATTCGCTGCAGCAGGGTTCGAACGCGGCGGCCATCGCCTATGTCGAAGTCCAGCATCCGGGCGGCAAGCTGTTCGGCGTCGGCATCAACACGAATATCGTGACGGCCTCGCTCGAAGCCATCGTCTCGGCGGCCAACCATGTGATCGCCGCACGCGGCTGA
- a CDS encoding NUDIX domain-containing protein produces the protein MDDNISPVGGPFVNLVKRVLHGYFALSRGMTMGVRAACFDEAGRIFLVRHSYVPGWHLPGGGIERGETALEALAKEIREEGNLAIGAPPQLLHVYFNRQTSKRDHVLLYRCDGVAQTAPRLRDREIVEAGFFALDALPAATTAATRRRLEEIAGRSPFADYW, from the coding sequence ATGGATGACAACATCTCGCCGGTCGGAGGCCCGTTCGTGAACCTTGTGAAGCGCGTGCTGCACGGCTACTTCGCGTTGTCGCGCGGCATGACGATGGGCGTTCGCGCGGCCTGTTTCGACGAGGCCGGCCGCATCTTCCTCGTGCGCCACAGCTACGTGCCGGGCTGGCATCTGCCGGGTGGTGGCATCGAGCGGGGGGAGACGGCGCTGGAGGCGCTGGCCAAGGAAATCAGGGAGGAGGGCAACCTTGCCATCGGCGCGCCGCCGCAGCTCCTCCATGTCTATTTCAACCGGCAGACCAGCAAGCGCGACCATGTGCTGCTCTATCGCTGCGATGGCGTGGCGCAGACGGCGCCGCGCCTCCGGGATCGCGAGATTGTCGAGGCCGGCTTCTTTGCGCTCGACGCCCTGCCGGCCGCGACCACGGCGGCGACCCGCCGGCGGCTGGAGGAGATCGCCGGCCGGTCGCCCTTCGCGGATTACTGGTAG
- a CDS encoding glutathione S-transferase family protein: MGMLVDGVWHDVWYDTKATKGHFQRSVSQFRNWITPDGAPGPTGEGGFAAEAGRYHLYVSLACPWAHRTLIFRKLKKLEDLITVSVVDPLMLSKGWEFKGENGGTLDPLFGAAALYEVYLKADPHYSGRVTVPVLWDKKENRMVSNESAEIIRMFNTAFDHITGSREDFYPEPLRAEIDALNDSIYDTVNNGVYKAGFATTQEAYEANVNRLFTMLDSLEERLSTKRYLTGGRITEADWRLFTTLVRFDPVYVGHFKCNIRRIADYPNLYGYLRDLYQVPGVADTVNMRHIKEHYYRSHVTINPTGVVPVGPQMDLSVPHGREGLKAA, encoded by the coding sequence ATGGGCATGCTCGTTGACGGCGTCTGGCATGACGTCTGGTACGATACGAAGGCGACGAAGGGCCATTTCCAGCGTTCCGTCTCGCAGTTCCGCAACTGGATCACGCCGGACGGCGCGCCCGGCCCGACCGGCGAAGGCGGCTTTGCGGCTGAGGCCGGCCGCTACCATCTCTATGTCTCGCTTGCCTGTCCCTGGGCGCACCGCACGCTGATCTTCCGCAAGCTGAAGAAGCTAGAAGACCTTATCACCGTCTCCGTCGTCGATCCGCTGATGCTGTCGAAGGGCTGGGAGTTCAAGGGCGAGAACGGCGGCACGCTCGATCCGCTGTTCGGCGCCGCCGCGCTCTACGAGGTCTATCTCAAGGCCGATCCGCACTATTCCGGCCGTGTCACCGTGCCCGTCCTGTGGGACAAGAAAGAGAACCGCATGGTCTCGAACGAATCGGCCGAGATCATCCGCATGTTCAACACCGCCTTCGACCATATCACCGGCTCGCGCGAGGACTTCTACCCGGAGCCGCTGCGCGCCGAAATCGACGCGCTGAACGACAGCATCTACGACACCGTCAACAACGGCGTCTACAAGGCCGGCTTCGCGACGACGCAGGAAGCCTATGAGGCCAACGTCAACAGGCTCTTCACGATGCTGGACAGCCTTGAAGAGCGGCTTTCGACGAAGCGCTACCTCACCGGCGGGCGCATCACCGAGGCCGACTGGCGGCTCTTCACGACTCTGGTGCGCTTCGATCCGGTCTATGTCGGACACTTCAAGTGCAACATCCGCCGCATCGCCGACTATCCGAACCTCTACGGCTACCTGCGCGACCTCTACCAGGTGCCCGGCGTCGCCGACACGGTGAACATGCGCCACATCAAGGAGCACTATTACCGAAGCCACGTCACGATCAACCCGACGGGCGTGGTACCGGTCGGCCCGCAGATGGACCTTTCCGTCCCGCACGGTCGCGAAGGGCTGAAGGCGGCCTGA
- a CDS encoding GNAT family N-acetyltransferase, producing MLKHDIVYLTEDTSHDAAIELINEEAFGPGRHVRAAARIREQGPHDLSLSFVCTDDGETIASVRMTPVLAGGVKAHLLGPLAVRPSHKNRGIGRELLRIACAAAKRKGSEAVVLVGDPPYYGPLGFEKVAWNALTFPGPVDPARVLVMPFAEDTHERLKGVIAWRDDGAEGR from the coding sequence ATGCTCAAGCACGATATCGTCTACCTGACGGAAGATACCTCCCACGACGCCGCCATCGAACTGATCAACGAGGAAGCCTTCGGCCCGGGCCGGCACGTCCGTGCCGCCGCGCGTATCCGCGAGCAGGGGCCGCACGATCTCTCGCTCTCCTTCGTCTGCACGGACGACGGCGAGACGATCGCCTCGGTGCGCATGACGCCCGTTCTGGCCGGCGGCGTGAAGGCGCACCTGCTCGGTCCGCTCGCCGTGCGCCCCTCGCACAAGAACCGGGGCATCGGCCGGGAACTCCTGCGCATCGCCTGCGCTGCCGCGAAGCGCAAGGGGTCGGAAGCCGTCGTGCTCGTCGGCGATCCGCCCTATTATGGTCCGCTCGGCTTCGAGAAGGTGGCGTGGAACGCGCTTACCTTCCCCGGTCCTGTCGATCCGGCCCGCGTGCTCGTCATGCCCTTTGCGGAAGATACGCATGAGCGGCTGAAGGGCGTCATCGCCTGGCGGGACGATGGGGCGGAAGGGCGGTAA
- a CDS encoding ATP-dependent Clp protease proteolytic subunit, with translation MSDEDDKKTELPLGKETEANLFKSRSIFIYGPINQELAQKVCSQLVALAAAGDEDIRIYVNSPGGHVESGDSIHDMIKFIKPKVWMIGTGWVASAGALIYVAVPKERRICLPNTRFLLHQPSGGTRGMASDIEIQAREIIKMNERLNKIFADATGQPIEKIAKDTDRDYWLSAEEAKGYGLVSRIVTSQADI, from the coding sequence ATGAGCGACGAAGACGACAAGAAGACGGAACTGCCCCTGGGCAAGGAAACGGAGGCGAACCTTTTCAAGTCGCGTTCGATCTTCATCTACGGGCCGATCAACCAGGAACTGGCGCAGAAGGTCTGCTCGCAGCTCGTGGCGCTCGCCGCCGCCGGTGACGAGGATATCCGCATCTACGTCAACTCGCCGGGCGGCCATGTGGAATCGGGCGATTCGATCCACGACATGATCAAGTTCATCAAGCCGAAGGTCTGGATGATCGGCACGGGCTGGGTCGCCTCGGCCGGTGCGCTGATCTACGTCGCCGTACCCAAGGAACGGCGCATCTGCCTGCCGAACACCCGCTTCCTGTTGCACCAACCGTCGGGCGGCACCCGCGGCATGGCATCGGATATCGAGATCCAGGCCCGTGAAATCATCAAGATGAACGAGCGCCTGAACAAGATCTTCGCCGACGCGACCGGCCAGCCGATCGAGAAGATCGCCAAGGACACGGACCGCGACTACTGGCTCTCGGCGGAAGAAGCCAAGGGCTACGGCCTCGTCTCGCGCATCGTGACCTCGCAGGCAGATATCTGA